In Carya illinoinensis cultivar Pawnee chromosome 9, C.illinoinensisPawnee_v1, whole genome shotgun sequence, the following are encoded in one genomic region:
- the LOC122277587 gene encoding protein trichome birefringence-like 35 isoform X2, producing the protein MMQRWSRKKTHFPLLVILLLIFIVFTVLYNELSIQQIHEEPDPVHHRQETSITYVKPNRLSPAHEVLDRFSKCNATRDYSGRRIASLDRTVKTGPRRVASERCDVFSGKWVFDNASYPLYNESHCPYMSDQLACHKHGRPDLGYQYWRWQPHNCNLNRLDERIIRPDSVLKHASQWEHADILVFNTYLWWRQGPVKLLWSAEENGTCEELDGKGAMELAMKAWADWVAAKVDPLKKRVFFATMSPTHLWSREWEPGSEGNCYNEKTPMELESYWGSGSDLPTMRMVDDVLGRLSSKVSVLNITQLSEYRKDGHPSIYRKFWETLRPEQLSNPASYSDCIHWCLPGVPDVWNELLFHLL; encoded by the exons ATGATGCAGCGGTGGAGCAGAAAGAAAACCCATTTCCCTTTGCTCgtgattctcttattgatctttATAGTTTTCACAGTCCTCTACAACGAACTTAGCATCCAGCAAATCCATGAAGAACCGGACCCTGTTCATCATCGTCAAGAAACTTCAATCACATATGTTAAACCAAATCGTTTAAGCCCAGCTCATG AGGTTTTGGATAGATTCAGTAAGTGCAACGCTACTAGAGACTATAGTGGTCGGAGAATTGCTTCGCTTGACCGCACGGTGAAGACTGGTCCACGGAGAGTGGCTTCGGAGCGTTGTGACGTGTTTTCGGGAAAATGGGTATTCGACAATGCTTCGTATCCGCTGTACAACGAGTCGCATTGTCCGTACATGTCGGACCAATTGGCATGTCACAAGCATGGGAGGCCTGATTTGGGGTACCAGTATTGGAGATGGCAACCCCACAACTGCAATTTGAACAG ATTGGATGAGCGGATAATTCGTCCTGATTCAGTTCTTAAACATGCATCACAGTGGGAGCATGCTGATATATTAGTTTTCAACACATACTTGTGGTGGCGACAAGGCCCTGTTAAGCTGTT ATGGAGTGCTGAAGAAAACGGAACTTGTGAAGAATTAGATGGGAAAGGGGCCATGGAATTGGCCATGAAGGCATGGGCAGATTGGGTGGCTGCTAAAGTTGATCCCCTCAAGAAAAGAGTCTTTTTTGCTACGATGTCCCCTACGCATCTCTG GAGTCGAGAGTGGGAACCAGGAAGTGAAGGTAATTGCTATAATGAAAAAACACCTATGGAGTTGGAAAGCTATTGGGGAAGTGGTTCTGACTTGCCTACAATGCGCATGGTGGATGATGTCCTTGGCAGGTTAAGTTCAAAGGTTTCAGTTCTCAATATTACTCAACTTTCAGAGTATCGGAAAGATGGCCACCCTTCGATCTACCGCAAATTTTGGGAGACTCTGAGACCTGAACAATTGTCAAACCCTGCAAGTTACTCTGACTGCATACATTGGTGCTTGCCGGGTGTACCGGATGTGTGGAACGAGTTATTATTCCACCTTTTGTAG
- the LOC122277587 gene encoding protein trichome birefringence-like 35 isoform X1, with product MMQRWSRKKTHFPLLVILLLIFIVFTVLYNELSIQQIHEEPDPVHHRQETSITYVKPNRLSPAHEVLDRFSKCNATRDYSGRRIASLDRTVKTGPRRVASERCDVFSGKWVFDNASYPLYNESHCPYMSDQLACHKHGRPDLGYQYWRWQPHNCNLNRWDVTEMWEKLRGKRLMFVGDSLNRGQWISMVCLLQSVIPANKRTMSPNAHLTIFRAEEYNATVEFLWAPLLVESNSDDPVNHRLDERIIRPDSVLKHASQWEHADILVFNTYLWWRQGPVKLLWSAEENGTCEELDGKGAMELAMKAWADWVAAKVDPLKKRVFFATMSPTHLWSREWEPGSEGNCYNEKTPMELESYWGSGSDLPTMRMVDDVLGRLSSKVSVLNITQLSEYRKDGHPSIYRKFWETLRPEQLSNPASYSDCIHWCLPGVPDVWNELLFHLL from the exons ATGATGCAGCGGTGGAGCAGAAAGAAAACCCATTTCCCTTTGCTCgtgattctcttattgatctttATAGTTTTCACAGTCCTCTACAACGAACTTAGCATCCAGCAAATCCATGAAGAACCGGACCCTGTTCATCATCGTCAAGAAACTTCAATCACATATGTTAAACCAAATCGTTTAAGCCCAGCTCATG AGGTTTTGGATAGATTCAGTAAGTGCAACGCTACTAGAGACTATAGTGGTCGGAGAATTGCTTCGCTTGACCGCACGGTGAAGACTGGTCCACGGAGAGTGGCTTCGGAGCGTTGTGACGTGTTTTCGGGAAAATGGGTATTCGACAATGCTTCGTATCCGCTGTACAACGAGTCGCATTGTCCGTACATGTCGGACCAATTGGCATGTCACAAGCATGGGAGGCCTGATTTGGGGTACCAGTATTGGAGATGGCAACCCCACAACTGCAATTTGAACAG ATGGGATGTGACTGAAATGTGGGAGAAGTTGAGAGGGAAAAGGCTAATGTTTGTGGGGGATTCACTAAACAGAGGACAATGGATATCAATGGTGTGTTTGTTACAGTCAGTTATTCCAGCAAATAAGAGAACTATGTCGCCAAATGCCCATCTTACCATTTTCAGAGCAGAG GAATATAATGCGACCGTTGAATTTCTCTGGGCCCCATTACTTGTTGAATCTAATTCCGATGATCCTGTGAACCACAGATTGGATGAGCGGATAATTCGTCCTGATTCAGTTCTTAAACATGCATCACAGTGGGAGCATGCTGATATATTAGTTTTCAACACATACTTGTGGTGGCGACAAGGCCCTGTTAAGCTGTT ATGGAGTGCTGAAGAAAACGGAACTTGTGAAGAATTAGATGGGAAAGGGGCCATGGAATTGGCCATGAAGGCATGGGCAGATTGGGTGGCTGCTAAAGTTGATCCCCTCAAGAAAAGAGTCTTTTTTGCTACGATGTCCCCTACGCATCTCTG GAGTCGAGAGTGGGAACCAGGAAGTGAAGGTAATTGCTATAATGAAAAAACACCTATGGAGTTGGAAAGCTATTGGGGAAGTGGTTCTGACTTGCCTACAATGCGCATGGTGGATGATGTCCTTGGCAGGTTAAGTTCAAAGGTTTCAGTTCTCAATATTACTCAACTTTCAGAGTATCGGAAAGATGGCCACCCTTCGATCTACCGCAAATTTTGGGAGACTCTGAGACCTGAACAATTGTCAAACCCTGCAAGTTACTCTGACTGCATACATTGGTGCTTGCCGGGTGTACCGGATGTGTGGAACGAGTTATTATTCCACCTTTTGTAG
- the LOC122277520 gene encoding uncharacterized protein LOC122277520, with translation MADPSAIVPYIDPHDRPLTDNINFDFMNDSIPTLGDLSSFALPTSPHFEAVAHLLDVDPSEDPAAGDMRDDSNNSGAGNKSQAAGPSESANDGNARPLFTWPVAPIPFNCSCCHVLREIIYSNGTNTKKLEIHGRLGMICHAVLEDLQNVYGNSSSNQYQMFDFCKKSIEDVKQFLMKYCLEQNIAGYVMVPDPLANYYEALCVGLEWDDDDVLLDDLNFQPSPTNSGGARPMNEPEATGPTHKVSLAAQRERAGKLTLNELGPYFNLPIEEAAKRLKLCPTVLKKICRRDGMNRWPHRKVKSLQKQISSLRASLESNINAEERANAQAEIDRLEQELTNVCRGVTLR, from the exons ATGGCAGATCCCAGTGCCATCGTACCGTACATTGATCCGCACGATCGCCCATTGACCGACAACATTAATTTCGATTTCATGAACGACTCCATCCCCACTCTTGGCGATTTATCATCATTTGCTCTACCAACATCGCCCCATTTTGAGGCAGTTGCGCATTTACTAGATGTTGACCCCTCTGAGGATCCGGCTGCGGGGGATATGCGCGATGACTCTAATAATAGTGGAGCGGGGAACAAGTCTCAGGCGGCGGGCCCCTCGGAGAGTGCCAATGATGGAAATGCGAGGCCGCTTTTCACTTGGCCTGTGGCACCGATCCCATTTAATTGTAGCTGTTGCCATGTGCTCAGAGAAATAATTTACAGTAacg GGACCAATACCAAGAAACTTGAGATACATGGAAGACTCGGTATGATCTGTCATGCTGTTCTTGAGGATCTGCAAAATGTTTATGGGAATTCTTCGAGCAATCAGTATCAGATGTTTGA TTTTTGTAAGAAAAGCATAGAGGACGTCAAGCAGTTTTTAATGAAGTACTGTTTGGAGCAAAATATAGCGGGCTATGTTATGGTGCCAGATCCGTTAGCGAATTATTATGAAGCCCTCTGTGTTGGACTAGAATGGGACGATGACGACGTTCTTCTTGATGACTTGAATTTTCAACCATCCCCTACGAATTCAG GAGGAGCACGTCCAATGAATGAACCAGAGGCCACAGGGCCGACACATAAAGTTTCCCTTGCAGCACAG AGGGAAAGAGCGGGAAAGTTAACGCTAAACGAGTTGGGCCCTTACTTCAATCTTCCTATAGAGGAAGCAGCTAAGAGATTGAAACTGTGCCCAACTGTTCTGAAGAAGATATGCCGAAGAGATGGAATGAATCGATGGCCTCACAGAAAG GTTAAAAGCCTGCAGAAGCAAATATCAAGTTTGAGAGCAAGTTTAGAGTCAAATATCAATGCAGAGGAAAGAGCAAATGCTCAAGCTGAAATTGACAGACTTGAGCAAGAACTAACCAATGTTTGTCGTGGGGTTACATTACGATGA